The genomic region TCAAGTGTCTCATTCACACCTGTAATTAGAGCTGTCCAGGTGTGACCTGATCACTCAGGACGGATCTGGACCGGGTCTTTGATAGGTTTGTCATGAATTAACAATCTTaaccctctccttcctctccctcagcGACGATGACATCATCTTCGAGGACTTTGCCCGTCAGAGGCTGATCGGGGCGAAGGACGACAAGGATGAAGACGAGGAGCCGGTGGACTCTCCCAAACTCAACGACAGATAAAGGCGCCGAGCGTCACCGCTGCcgtgctgctgttgttgtttcgCTGCTGTTTGTAGTGTGGAGCTAACGGAGGTCACATTTAGGTCAAACCACAGTCTGGACACCCTTTAAACTCTCGGCGGTGCCGTGTTTGTGTTCTCGTTAATGTTCGTCCTCTCTCTGCGTCCTGCCGGGTGTAAAAAGCTAGAATACCGCAGCGTAGACATCAGTTGTGTTTTCAGACGGAGCAGCTCTCCCCTCCTTCGTCGGCCGGCCGGGGACTCGACCCGGCGACCGCGGCACCGTAACGACGGCTGGTAGCATGCCTCTAATGTCACTTTGTTCTATGTGTTTCCACTAGGGACCGAACAGGAGTAACGTTGTGTTGAGATTAGTTTCGATGTGTCGTATCAGAGGGTCttcattaacaacaacaacactgccaACTTTGGTTGATCTGGAACAGTTCACCAGCTGATGTTAACAGTCAGTGTGTGCAGACGAAGCTGCAGAGCGAAGAAACACCAGAAGAAGAGTCGACCCGCCGAGAGGACCTGAAACTGTCAGAGAGAGCCACCAATCAGCTAAGAGGAACTGGTGGCCTCGTTTGCATGATATACATCAATACTTTATATGATTAATTAATGTCATGAATAATCAACCTCTGACGATGAGGGCCCTAATTTTAAAGGAGCATACAAGTGTTTGTTATTGATCATTTTCTCAATCATCATCAGTATTTACATCGTTTCTCTTCAGTCTATAAGAATCTACAAAAACATGTAAGAGACACAAAATTATGAGACGTTACCAACTAACTGCTAATTAACTGTTACTTAATGAGTAGCTAATGATTAATTATTCAAGAAACAAGTGGGGAAGGACACTTATCAAAAGGTTATTGAAGCCTGGGCcttatatttacatgtgttGGTGTGAAAAGTATTTAATACTTTAGTCGATCCACtgaatgtttctgtctgtgagGTTTTTATTCTACGAGcctgacaacattacagaacccGCTCCTACAGCGACACCTTTgtgttgaataataaaatcCCTGAGCAGAAGTCTCGCTCTGAAATATCTCGAGATCACTCTGACGGTCACAGTTGCCCCAAAACATTTCACTGTGGTCGTGTAGCAGCCGCCAGCTGAGGCGACCTGGACTGATCCAAACGTGTTTACACACCAGAACAAGTGAACAGGGTTCAGGAATACCAGGATTCACTTTTAAATAATGGTCAATTAACTAATGGAGCACTAATTAGTAACTACTCAGTACTAAGTGTCACAACTGGGtgtgaacagaaacagaaactaaTGTGTAAACTAATAAGTAATAAAAGAGATGGTTCTGGCCCGGTGCAGGTTCTGAGGATCTCCAGTACTTTCTGACAATTTAAAAGTATAGAGCATATTATTATAATGGCTTTAATTATGATTCATATGAAAGTCTAAAAACATCCCAgttcatctttttaaataaaaaattcatCAGTTtcatacaaattaaatgtaaaagtgaGAGTTTAAAGGAGCCGGGCTGAACCTTCAGGTTCTGCTGGGTTCATGATGTAGAGACTTGATGCTGACGACAGTTGGAGTCACTCATTAACTGGTTAAGCAGCAgttttttcctcatttgttCCCGAGTTCTGAAAATGTTGTGGTTCTTATTGTAACTTGTCACCAAATCTAAGTCTGGTTACAGAAATCTGGTGTCAGACGGTTTTATAGTTTTAATCAGAGTACTTGTATCTGAGCTGAAACTCAGGTTTCACCACACGAGTATTTAAAACCGGTCTAAAAAGAAAACCAACACCACTGTCAAAAACCTGCAACTGTGAATTTAATGTCCtgtatttttcctctttattacataaaaaaaacaagttatcGTTGAGAATAAAGCTACAGAGGAAGTGAGATGTGTTGGATCAGAACGTTTCCCAGCTGACTCTCATGTGTCTGACTGTCCTTGAATGCACCAATCAAAGGCACTCATGTTGAATCACAACGTGctgaaaacatcaaacatgaaCTGTTTGTCTGCAGGCTGATTATAACGAACAACAGcatcaaagaaagaaagttaaTTAAAAATCAGCAGgatgattcagaaaatgatCATCAGGGATGTGAAGCCGACAGGAAGTTAAAGAAAACCTTTAACGAGTTCATTAATCATGTGAAGTATCAGACTGGACAAATTAACACAGTGCGTGATTACTGAACAATTTAATCTGAACTTTGGAAGTAGAACAATGACTGAAACGTCCATGTGAGTcgatgtacagtgtgtgtgtgtgtgtgtgtgtgtgtgtgtgtgtgtgtgtgtgtgtgtgtgtgtgtgtgtgtgtgtgtgtgtgtgtgagacagactgAATGAAACTTTAACTCGACATTACAGGATAAAGatcaaaaacaccaaaacacgcCTGTAACAATGTTTTaattggcttttattttgacagggCCTGGAGGAAACCTGTATGTTCCACTGCATCTTTAATAAAGGGACGTTTGTGGCAACATGTGTGATTTGACAGTTGTGATGTTCTGACATAAAGATTAGAACAAAACTGTGGAAGCGGTCCTGAACTCGCCTGCTGGATCCGGAGACGTGATAACGATGACGCATGTTTTCTGGATGTTCGACTTCCTTCCTTCGGTCTGTGTCTGTAGACACCAATGAAACAGTTTTGGAcccaaaagaagaagaattaaaCGATTCAAATTATATTAAGTAGATGTACGTACGACAGAGAACCGTCGACTTGTGAGCTGAACTAATTATTACAACAAACAGCATCGTGCTGAAACTGTTTCAGTTCACGTTTAAATCTGCACGTATTTCAACGACTGGTGAGTTCTGAGGTGTGACGTATAAAACACACCCATCAAACATGATCGACAGCGTAAAACACTACTTTTGATAAATATCAAAACCCAACATGATGTCATGTCAATATCTGAACTTCACTGGATGTCACAACATGTAACCTCAAGCAGGAAACCTTCGCACTtgctgtttgtcagcaggagaAACTTTCACCATCTTTATCGTTTTCCTTCTGCGCTTAAAAATCCTAAAAAAGCCGTTTCGAATTTCTTTGGTCCGAACGCCGTAGATGACGGGGTTGACTGTCGCTGGGAACAGAATGTACATGAGTCCCATGAAGGTGTTGACGTCCGTCGGTAGCGGGATGTTCAGGTTGTGAGAGAGGAATGTGACACTTCCCACCAGGTAGAAACACATCATGACGATCAGGTGAGTGCCGCAGGTGTGAAACGCCTTCCAGCGGTCCTCGTCGGCCACCGCTGCCTTCAGGACGACGCTCAGGATCTTCATGTAGGAGAGGAAGATGAGCGGTATGTCAACGCCCACAAAGCAAACGATCACAGCGAGGCCTGCCGCGTTGCTTTTGTCCGTGCTGTCGCACGCCAGGCTGACCAGAGCCATGTGGTCACAGTAGTAGTGCTGGATCGTGTTGGAGCCACAGAACCGCAGCGAACCTGCCAAACCGACCAGCGTGGCCATGATGGAGCCGCTGCGGACCAGAGTGAAGAGCAGCAGCTTCACGAACATGGAGGGGCCAATGAGTTCCGTGTAGCGCAGCGGCTGACAAATGGCAACGTAACGGTCCAGCGCCATCGCCAACAACAACGTTGACTCCAGTGACGACAGGAAGTGAGTGAAGAACATCTGAGTCAAGCAGCCAGCCAGCGAGATCTCATCCCTGTCGAACAGGAGGCTGAGGAGCATCTTGGGGACGATGGCGGTCACCATGAGAACGTCGACGATGCACAGTGTGCAGATGAGGAGGTACATGGGGCTGTGCAGGCTCTCCACGCTGCGGATCACGTACACCACCAGGGAGTTTCCCAGCAGCACCGACAGGTAGGAGGCGGAGAACGGCAGCGCCAGCAGCCGGCGGTGTTTCTGCAGCTCAGGAAAACCTCTGAACACGAAGGTGCTGTGGGAGAAGTTGTTGCCCAGCGACGCGTCCAACATGGCGCCGGCTTCACCTGAACAGTAACAGTCCAGACAGAAAACTTTCATCTGTGTGTTTaattaatcagattacagacgACAGCAGGAGTGTGAACGTTCTGCATCTATAACTCAGCCAACACATTCAGAACAACACGTTTCATATGATCATCTCATTTATTCAAGAATCAGCATCAGTGCACGTCTCCAGCAAACACTTTGAAATCAgaagaatgtgttttattgagattattgttttaattattaaagTATGAGTTAATCACTTCTGACATATTAAAGTACAAACACTATATTTCCTCACTCACCTCTGCGAGTGTTTGGCCATGTAGCTGTTAATGTTGCTGCTGTCGTGGTCGTAACTAGTTGCTGAGAAGAACAGtggagatttattttatttacatcacaACTCGTGCAGTGAAGTGTAATAATTATTCCATAAACACCTTTCAGTTGTAAACATATCAAATCAATATTTCAACAGTCAGAGCCGGACTGACGGTAACTAAATGATCTTGTTATCACAGTCGACGGTAGAAATCCAAGATTAGATGGAACAGCATTACAGAATGAAGACTGAGCATAATGAGATGAATTTAGTTTTCATGGAGTTGTTGAGAGTGAAGTGACTCGGCAGTCGAGTCACTTCACTCTCAACAACTCCATGaaaactgaaatcagcctgCGTCCTGATCATGACGCAGTTTCACTGTAACTCCACTTCAATGAATAAACAGTGTTCTCATACCAAACTTCCATTTTACACCATGTGTCAGACTGACTGTCACACATAATCTGTGCAGGTGAAGGAGTCAGTGTAAGAAATACTGCGGTGGCACTCGTACGTAATGCTGACGGACACATGGACCGTCCTCGTGTTGCTGCTGAAGGACGACATGACTGGAAGAATTCATAACGAGCGTTTTCCAACCTCAGAAACATGCACTCATATTCACAGTAGACACCTGCTGATGAGACACAGCGTTCCACCTGTCACACCATTATTATGTTATCTTATCATGTCACATAACCTGCTGACATATAGTCTAATAGCTGCATCGTGTGTTTCAGGTGCAGAGAGAAATTAAACCTCCTCTGGAGGAACGTGGATGCTTTTGGTGCTTCAACCTCGTGTGGTCAGACTGAGTGTCACAAAAAGAAACACTTGAAATGGTTTCACTTCGCTggacacacattacacacacgaCAGAATAAAATACTGTAGCTCACTTTCACTCTgtacaggtaacacacacacacacacacacacaaacacacacacactatatgaTCATACTTTCTCTTTCAGCTTCACTTGATTTCTTTCACTaaactgtcttttgttttgcagCTGCGAGTGAAACACTTCAGCTGATGATTCACATTAAACCCTCGACAGCTCAGTCAGGCATCATGCTATTAACAGACAGAACGACGAAGCAGAACATGTGAAGTGAATGAAAAAGGTGTATTGTTGAAGCTGTAAGTATTGAACTGATGTCATCAGTGCAGAGAGACAGCACATACAGTGAATTTCTCACTAGTcagtcaaactaaataaatcacATCCGTATCATATTTTTGTTAATTGTAGATTTCGTATGTAAAATCAGAATCTGTCATTAACGGCAGTAGTTACCAAAAACACGAGGAAGAAGCATCAAGTGAAAATATTCAAGTAAATTTGATTATTACATGTTGTTTacaaaaacttttaaatcagttttacc from Sparus aurata chromosome 2, fSpaAur1.1, whole genome shotgun sequence harbors:
- the or55e1 gene encoding olfactory receptor 51E2, with translation MLDASLGNNFSHSTFVFRGFPELQKHRRLLALPFSASYLSVLLGNSLVVYVIRSVESLHSPMYLLICTLCIVDVLMVTAIVPKMLLSLLFDRDEISLAGCLTQMFFTHFLSSLESTLLLAMALDRYVAICQPLRYTELIGPSMFVKLLLFTLVRSGSIMATLVGLAGSLRFCGSNTIQHYYCDHMALVSLACDSTDKSNAAGLAVIVCFVGVDIPLIFLSYMKILSVVLKAAVADEDRWKAFHTCGTHLIVMMCFYLVGSVTFLSHNLNIPLPTDVNTFMGLMYILFPATVNPVIYGVRTKEIRNGFFRIFKRRRKTIKMVKVSPADKQQVRRFPA